One window of the Streptomyces asoensis genome contains the following:
- a CDS encoding L,D-transpeptidase family protein, with product MFSTRTVALLLAGVALLPLGTPARAAPPPSPPSWEIDTPDQVLAPRVYTPTGAEDAVEPRDAVEGTYALVEYVPLDEVMTRVGCTKLAGPYQRAVERWLKLTVDGKQSAADCKAIRAFQRQQKIEPAIGFAGPVTWARMQLIAAKKNPNARKKCPVRTHRVACVDLDRQLTWVQKGTKVVFGPVSMRSGRVVHPTRKGWHTIYWRHKNHVSTLYNAPMPYAQFFDGGQAFHAVYGSIHTTIGSMGCVNLTVGDARRLWGVLKKGDRVYVWGHRPGT from the coding sequence ATGTTCAGCACACGAACCGTGGCCCTGCTGCTTGCCGGCGTCGCTCTGCTTCCCCTGGGGACCCCTGCTCGCGCCGCTCCTCCTCCGTCGCCCCCGTCCTGGGAGATCGACACGCCCGACCAGGTGCTCGCGCCGCGGGTGTACACGCCCACCGGCGCCGAGGACGCCGTCGAGCCGCGGGACGCGGTGGAGGGGACCTACGCGCTCGTCGAGTACGTGCCGCTGGACGAGGTGATGACCCGGGTGGGCTGCACCAAGCTGGCCGGGCCGTATCAGCGGGCGGTCGAGCGGTGGCTGAAGCTGACGGTGGACGGGAAGCAGTCCGCCGCCGACTGCAAGGCGATCCGGGCGTTCCAGCGGCAGCAGAAGATCGAGCCCGCGATCGGGTTCGCCGGGCCCGTCACCTGGGCGCGGATGCAGCTCATCGCCGCGAAGAAGAATCCCAACGCCCGGAAGAAGTGTCCGGTGCGGACCCACCGGGTCGCCTGCGTCGATCTCGACCGGCAGCTGACCTGGGTGCAGAAGGGGACGAAGGTCGTCTTCGGACCCGTGTCGATGCGCAGCGGGCGGGTCGTGCACCCGACCCGCAAGGGGTGGCACACCATTTACTGGCGGCACAAGAACCATGTCTCCACGCTCTACAACGCCCCCATGCCCTATGCGCAGTTCTTCGACGGCGGCCAGGCCTTCCACGCCGTCTACGGCAGCATCCACACCACCATCGGCTCCATGGGCTGCGTCAATCTCACGGTCGGTGACGCGCGTCGGCTGTGGGGTGTGCTGAAGAAGGGCGACCGGGTCTACGTGTGGGGGCACCGGCCCGGTACCTAG
- a CDS encoding M16 family metallopeptidase, translating into MTTDLHEHDDRADLAALAGLVSHTTTQHIPTLYAPASGNEITAGLFFRVGRADETLATAGLTHLVEHLALHRLGLSDLHYNGATANAYTLFHVTGSEDEVVKYLNSVCAGLRDLPMERLETEKEILRTEAAGRAGGPQHQMPLWRYGAQGYGLSSYNELGTWSLTPDQVRHWAETRFTRDNAVLWITSDQVPDGLDLTLPQGTRFPAPAATSALPTTPAFISGDDGHVVLTSVLRRSTAASVFADVLGRALFQDLRQEGGYSYSAEADYAQRDADFATLTAYADSLPQKQDAVVGGFVDTLARLRAGRIEQSELDSVRTKLLKVYDTPDLAAAALPSYALSLLLGHRILTPEQHRAELNAVTTDDLREVARETWDNALLQVPGRGLDWAGLTLAPQHSQAALTGTRHQSLEDDEVTLVIGAEGVSLLTPRGPVTVRYDACAAMTTRPDGARTLTGHDGFSVTVEPTLYRGVTPERIAALDAAVPAQAAVRMPAREPDRIPQPRKRTSGPRSSGNGRSTVGWTIALWLVGLLAAVWGLLCGIITADEASATAPEWDAVVGIWILELPLAFATWKVFAARRQRRRI; encoded by the coding sequence ATGACCACCGACCTGCACGAGCACGACGACCGGGCCGACCTCGCCGCGCTCGCCGGCCTCGTCTCGCACACCACCACGCAGCACATCCCCACCCTGTACGCCCCCGCCTCCGGCAACGAGATCACCGCCGGTCTCTTCTTCCGGGTGGGCCGCGCCGACGAGACCCTGGCCACCGCCGGCCTCACCCACCTCGTCGAACACCTCGCCCTGCACCGCCTCGGCCTGTCCGACCTGCACTACAACGGCGCGACGGCGAACGCGTACACCCTCTTCCACGTCACCGGCAGCGAGGACGAGGTCGTCAAGTACCTCAACAGCGTGTGCGCGGGGCTGCGGGACCTGCCGATGGAGCGGCTGGAGACCGAGAAGGAGATCCTGCGCACGGAGGCGGCCGGCCGCGCCGGCGGCCCCCAGCACCAGATGCCGCTGTGGCGGTACGGCGCCCAGGGCTACGGCCTGTCCAGCTACAACGAGCTCGGCACCTGGAGCCTGACCCCGGACCAGGTGCGCCACTGGGCCGAGACCCGCTTCACCAGGGACAACGCGGTGCTGTGGATCACCAGCGACCAGGTCCCCGACGGCTTGGACCTCACTCTCCCCCAGGGCACCCGCTTCCCCGCCCCGGCCGCGACCAGCGCACTGCCCACCACCCCCGCGTTCATCAGCGGCGACGACGGCCATGTCGTCCTCACCTCGGTGCTCCGCCGCTCCACCGCGGCCAGCGTCTTCGCGGACGTCCTCGGCCGGGCCCTCTTCCAGGACCTGCGTCAGGAGGGCGGCTACTCCTACTCCGCGGAGGCCGACTACGCCCAGCGCGACGCCGACTTCGCCACCCTCACCGCGTACGCGGACTCCCTCCCGCAGAAGCAGGACGCGGTCGTCGGCGGCTTCGTCGACACCCTCGCGCGGCTGCGCGCGGGCCGCATCGAGCAGTCCGAGCTGGACTCCGTCCGCACCAAGCTCCTCAAGGTGTACGACACCCCCGACCTCGCGGCGGCCGCGCTCCCCTCGTACGCGCTGAGCCTGCTGCTCGGGCACCGGATCCTCACCCCCGAGCAGCACCGGGCCGAGCTGAACGCGGTGACGACGGACGACCTGCGCGAGGTCGCCCGGGAGACATGGGACAACGCGCTCCTCCAGGTACCGGGCCGGGGCCTCGACTGGGCGGGCCTCACCCTCGCCCCGCAGCACTCGCAGGCCGCCCTGACCGGCACCCGCCACCAGTCCCTGGAGGACGACGAGGTCACCCTGGTCATCGGCGCCGAGGGGGTGAGCCTGCTGACCCCGAGGGGCCCGGTCACCGTCCGCTACGACGCCTGCGCGGCGATGACCACCCGCCCCGACGGCGCCCGCACCCTGACCGGACACGACGGCTTCTCGGTCACCGTGGAGCCCACCCTGTACCGAGGGGTGACGCCGGAACGCATCGCCGCGCTGGACGCGGCCGTGCCCGCACAGGCGGCGGTACGGATGCCGGCCCGCGAGCCCGATCGCATCCCGCAGCCGCGCAAGCGGACCTCCGGCCCGCGGTCCTCCGGCAACGGCCGCTCCACCGTGGGCTGGACGATCGCGCTCTGGCTCGTCGGCCTGCTCGCGGCGGTGTGGGGCCTGCTGTGCGGGATCATCACCGCCGACGAGGCCTCGGCCACCGCCCCGGAGTGGGACGCGGTGGTAGGCATCTGGATCCTGGAACTCCCCCTCGCCTTCGCGACCTGGAAGGTGTTCGCGGCAAGAAGGCAACGCCGACGAATCTGA
- a CDS encoding holo-ACP synthase has product MSIIGVGIDVAEIERFAASMERTPGLAQRLFLESELLLPSGERRGAASLAARFAAKEALAKALGAPPGLLWTDAEVYVEESGRPRLRVQGSVAARAAELGVQSWHVSLSHDAGVASAVVVAEG; this is encoded by the coding sequence ATGAGCATCATCGGGGTCGGTATCGACGTGGCCGAGATCGAGCGGTTCGCGGCGTCCATGGAACGGACGCCCGGGCTGGCCCAGCGGCTCTTCCTGGAGAGCGAGCTGTTGCTGCCGAGCGGGGAGCGGCGGGGTGCCGCCTCGCTGGCGGCCCGGTTCGCCGCGAAGGAGGCTCTCGCCAAGGCGCTGGGGGCGCCGCCCGGGCTGCTGTGGACGGACGCGGAGGTGTACGTCGAGGAGAGCGGGCGGCCTCGGCTGCGGGTGCAGGGGAGTGTCGCGGCGCGGGCGGCCGAACTGGGGGTGCAGAGCTGGCATGTGTCGTTGAGTCACGACGCGGGGGTCGCCTCGGCGGTGGTGGTGGCCGAAGGATGA
- a CDS encoding NAD(P)H-hydrate dehydratase has translation MRTAYRVETVRRAERELMARVPEGALMQRAAAGLAAACADLLGRVYGRRVVLLVGSGDNGGDALYAGARLARRGAGVTAVLLAPERTHAGGLAALRRAGGHTVAPAGAEAVVRRADLVLDGIVGIGGKGGLRPDAASLAAIVAEARAAVVAVDLPSGVDADTGEVHGSAIRADLTVTFGTHKPGLLVDPAREYAGSVRLVDIGLGGELPAEPELAALQHADVAALLPVPGGESDKYRRGVVGIAAGSARYPGAAVLAVAGALRGGAGAVRYVGPAGDAVVARFPETLVSDQGPRQAGRVQAWVVGPGAGEDAQTVAEVLAAEVPVLIDADGLRLADADAVRGRTAPTLMTPHAGEAAALLGVAREEVEGARLRSARELAARYRATVLLKGSTTLVADAGGAGVVRVNATGTAWLATAGSGDVLSGLAGSLLAAGLSALDAGSVGAYLHGLAGRFAADGAPVGAHDVAAAVAGAWRDVRR, from the coding sequence ATGCGTACTGCCTACCGCGTTGAGACCGTCCGTCGTGCCGAGCGGGAGCTGATGGCCCGGGTTCCGGAAGGGGCCCTCATGCAGCGGGCCGCCGCCGGGCTCGCCGCCGCCTGCGCCGACCTGCTGGGGCGGGTGTACGGGCGGCGGGTCGTGCTGCTGGTCGGCAGCGGCGACAACGGGGGTGACGCCCTGTACGCCGGCGCCCGGCTCGCCCGGCGCGGGGCGGGGGTGACCGCGGTGCTGCTCGCGCCCGAGCGGACCCACGCCGGAGGGCTGGCGGCCCTGCGGCGGGCGGGCGGGCACACGGTCGCGCCGGCCGGCGCCGAAGCCGTCGTCCGGCGGGCCGACCTCGTGCTCGACGGCATCGTCGGGATCGGCGGGAAGGGCGGGCTGCGGCCGGACGCGGCCTCGCTGGCCGCGATCGTCGCCGAGGCCCGGGCCGCCGTCGTCGCCGTCGATCTGCCCAGCGGTGTCGACGCCGACACCGGTGAGGTGCACGGGAGCGCGATCCGCGCCGACCTCACCGTCACCTTCGGTACGCACAAGCCGGGGCTGCTCGTCGATCCGGCGCGGGAGTACGCCGGGTCGGTGCGGCTCGTCGACATCGGGCTCGGGGGCGAGCTGCCCGCCGAGCCCGAGCTGGCGGCCCTCCAGCACGCGGACGTGGCCGCCCTGCTGCCCGTGCCGGGCGGAGAGAGCGACAAGTACCGGAGGGGTGTCGTCGGGATCGCCGCCGGGTCCGCCCGGTATCCGGGGGCCGCCGTGCTGGCCGTCGCGGGGGCGCTGCGGGGCGGGGCGGGGGCCGTGCGGTACGTGGGGCCGGCCGGGGACGCGGTCGTCGCGCGGTTCCCCGAGACGCTCGTGTCCGACCAGGGGCCCCGGCAGGCCGGGCGGGTGCAGGCGTGGGTCGTCGGGCCGGGCGCCGGGGAAGACGCGCAGACGGTGGCGGAGGTGCTGGCCGCCGAGGTGCCGGTGCTGATCGACGCCGACGGGCTGCGGCTCGCGGACGCCGACGCGGTGCGGGGGCGGACCGCGCCGACGCTGATGACGCCGCACGCGGGGGAGGCGGCCGCGCTGTTGGGGGTGGCGCGGGAGGAGGTGGAGGGGGCCCGGCTGCGCTCCGCGCGGGAGCTGGCGGCCCGCTACCGGGCGACCGTGCTGCTGAAGGGGTCGACGACGTTGGTCGCGGACGCGGGTGGTGCGGGGGTGGTGCGGGTGAACGCGACGGGGACGGCGTGGCTGGCCACGGCCGGGAGCGGGGATGTGCTGTCCGGGCTTGCGGGGTCGTTGCTGGCGGCGGGGCTGAGTGCGTTGGACGCGGGGAGTGTGGGGGCTTATCTGCATGGGCTGGCAGGGCGGTTCGCCGCGGACGGGGCGCCGGTGGGGGCGCATGATGTGGCTGCGGCGGTTGCGGGGGCCTGGCGGGATGTGCGGCGGTAG